In Plutella xylostella chromosome 3, ilPluXylo3.1, whole genome shotgun sequence, the following proteins share a genomic window:
- the LOC105388120 gene encoding basic juvenile hormone-suppressible protein 2-like — protein sequence MRAACFVLFALAAAASASPAFDSNDYETKLTTTMDIKTKQIWLLKLLNHILQPVMYKEVEEIGKNFKIEDHVDFYSKSDVVKRFVNCMKIGMLPRGEIFTLHVDRQMKEVISAFHLLYYAKDFTTFLKTACWMRLYLNEGMFVYALTVACRHREDCRGIILPPPYEIYPYYFVRADVIQKAYKLKMKRGLLDPKLCEFYGIKKTDKDVYVIDENVYDKRVYLNRDDKLRYFTEDIDLNTYYYYFHVDYPFWMRDDIFRNDFTKTRRGEICLYMMQQLLARHYLERLSNGLGEITTLSWNKPIKKGFVPWMALHNGVQLPMRWNNHVIVREDNVDVVRLVEDYEMIIKEAIIKGYIEINNVKFELIKPEDVEYLGRLIYGKIEKTDLDKTRFDAYRYLLIIMKSAIGLNTMKSDKYFVMPTLLDSYQTALRDPVFWRLQKRIVDFLILFKRRLPYYTREELQFQGVKIEKVVVDKLITYFDDYFMDMTNAVMLTDEELKKTTSDMTFLVRKRRLNHEPFKVTLDVYSDKATDCVVRIFLGPKKDVHGRLIDFNRNRLNFVELDTFVYKLDTGKNTIVRDSVDMHNLVRDRVMTHDFWKKLDHASDIKQLYIKDLRNYNTGFPTRLLLPKGRVGGMEMMLYCIVSPLKIVENVDQTLIRDTTRKDFLVNFRSTVLLDKMPLGFPLDRFVDVSRFFTSNMKLVDVVVYHKKKVCDMKSRWEKFVLRDYNMVDRTPIDAGTYFTDFVEVDTDIRRKDRFRDDSLEHL from the exons ATGAGAGCTGCTTGCTTCGTTCTGTTCGCCCTCGCGGCTGCAGCCTCGGCCAGCCCCGCCTTCGACAGCAATGACTACGAGACCAAGCTGA CAACAACAATGGACATAAAGACCAAGCAAATCTGGCTTCTGAAGCTCCTGAACCACATCCTACAGCCGGTCATGTACAAGGAAGTAGAAGAAATCGGCAAGAACTTCAAAATCGAGGACCATGTTGACTTCTACTCG AAATCCGATGTTGTGAAGCGGTTTGTCAACTGCATGAAGATCGGCATGCTTCCTCGTGGCGAGATCTTCACTCTCCACGTCGACCGCCAGATGAAGGAGGTCATCAGCGCCTTCCACCTGCTCTACTACGCCAAGGACTTCACCACCTTCCTCAAGACTGCCTGCTGGATGCGTCTCTACCTGAACGAGGGCATGTTTGTCTACGCGCTCACTGTGGCCTGCCGCCACCGCGAGGACTGCCGCGGCATCATCCTGCCTCCTCCCTACGAAATCTACCCGTACTACTTCGTCCGTGCTGATGTCATCCAGAAGGCCTACAAGCTGAAGATGAAGAGAGGACTCCTTGACCCCAAGCTCTGCGAGTTCTACGGCATCAAGAAGACCGACAAGGACGTCTATGTGATCGATGAAAACGTTTATGACAAGCGCGTGTACCTCAACCGCGACGACAAACTCAGGTACTTCACTGAAGACATCGACCTGAAcacctactactactacttccACGTTGACTATCCGTTCTGGATGAGGGATGACATCTTCAGAAACGACTTCACTAAGACCAGGCGCGGAGAAATCTGCCTATACATGATGCAGCAACTGCTTGCCCGACACTACTTGGAGCGCCTTTCGAACGGCCTCGGCGAGATCACAACTCTTTCCTGGAACAAACCCATCAAGAAGGGATTCGTGCCCTGGATGGCGCTGCACAACGGCGTCCAGCTCCCCATGAGGTGGAACAACCACGTCATCGTCCGTGAGGACAACGTCGATGTCGTTCGCCTAGTCGAAGACTACGAGATGATCATCAAGGAAGCTATCATCAAGGGATACATCGAG atcAACAATGTCAAGTTTGAGCTCATCAAGCCTGAGGATGTCGAATACCTGGGCAGATTAATCTACGGAAAGATCGAGAAAACCGACCTTGACAAGACTCGCTTCGATGCTTACCGCTACCTTCTCATCATCATGAAATCCGCCATTGGCCTCAACACGATGAAGTCTGACAA gtACTTCGTGATGCCAACACTCCTCGACAGCTACCAGACCGCTCTCCGTGACCCTGTCTTCTGGCGTCTTCAAAAGAGGATCGTCGACTTCTTGATTCTGTTCAAGAGGCGTCTGCCTTACTACACAAGGGAGGAACTGCAATTCCAAGGAGTGAAGATTGAGAAGGTTGTCGTTGATAAACTTATCACATACTTCGATGACTACTTCATGGACATGACTAACGCCGTTATGCTAACCGACGAAGAGTTGAAGAAAACCACTTCTGACATGACATTCTTGGTTCGCAAGCGCCGTCTCAATCACGAACCCTTCAAAGTAACCCTCGATGTTTACTCAGACAAGGCCACCGACTGTGTTGTGAGAATTTTCCTGGGACCGAAAAAGGATGTTCACGGACGTCTGATCGACTTCAACAGGAACCGTCTCAACTTTGTGGAGTTGGACACCTTCGTGTACAAACTGGACACCGGCAAGAACACCATCGTCAGGGACTCTGTGGACATGCACAACTTGGTGCGTGACCGCGTCATGACCCATGACTTCTGGAAGAAGCTCGACCACGCCAGTGACATCAAGCAGCTGTACATCAAGGACCTCAGGAACTACAACACCGGCTTCCCGACCAGGCTGCTCCTGCCCAAGGGTCGCGTGGGAGGCATGGAGATGATGCTGTACTGCATCGTATCACCGCTGAAGATCGTCGAGAACGTGGACCAGACTCTGATCAGAGACACCACCCGCAAGGACTTCCTGGTGAACTTCAGATCCACGGTGTTGTTGGACAAGATGCCGCTCGGGTTCCCGCTGGACCGGTTCGTGGACGTGTCCCGGTTCTTCACCAGCAACATGAAGCTGGTCGACGTGGTGGTGTACCACAAGAAGAAGGTGTGCGACATGAAGAGCCGCTGGGAGAAGTTCGTGCTGAGGGACTACAACATGGTGGACCGGACGCCCATCGACGCCGGCACTTACTTCACCGACTTCGTGGAAGTGGACACCGACATCCGCCGTAAGGACCGCTTCCGCGACGACAGCCTCGAGCATCTGTAA